CGAAAGACCGCTAATTCAGGTGCGAATTAGCGGTCCAGATAGCATGTCATTCCATGTTTTATCCTATTTAACTGAACGGAACGCTGATTGCGCTCCGCTTTTTTTCATCATATGATGCTTTTCCCCCGCTGGGCCAGCGCATAGTAAATGCCGTGCTGCAGTGTCTGAAAACACTGAAATCGCTTCAATTCAATGCCCGTTTGAGAGATGACGACGCCCATTTGGGCAGAGATACCGACCAGGACGGTTTTCGTTCCGATCAATGAGGCAGCAGAGCCGATTTTATCGATTAGGCTGGCTGTCTGTTCTGAGAAGTCATTATTCAGTCCAGTCAGATCCAGCACCAGGTTCTCCGCCTGATGTTTGGGCAGATTGCTGAGCGTTTTTGTGATCAATTCATCCGCCCGCGTCTCATCGTATGAGCCGAGCAGCGGGACAACAACGATTCCATCCAACACCGGAATCAGCGGGGATGAAATTTCTTTGATCAGTTCATTCAGTTCTTTCGTTTTTTCATCGACGGATTGCTCCAGCAGCTGGATCTGTTCGGCTTCTTTTGTCCGTATCAGCCGGTGGATATTTTCCTGTACGGTAGTATCCGACGGAAAATACCGGACAATGCTCTGTTCATTTCCCTCGATTTGATGGTGAACAACTTCGTACCATATATTCTGTTCCATCAAACCGGTAAAAATCCCTGCATAATGGGCAGGCAGAAAGGAACCGCCGGACGTTTTCCCTTGTGCAACGTTGATCTTATGTTCCCAACTGTCTTTCAAATGCACTTCTGCAGTGGCCGTTTCGACATCCAGCTTTTCCACTGAGATCATTCCCCAGCCGGCTGATCCGTATGTATTCTGAATCAGGTTCGTCGCTTCTTTCAGTGAAATGTCCTGCTGCTGGAAGTATTCGCCGACAACAAGTCCCTGTCGGAATCCGGTCGCCTCAAGCACGACTGTCGCTGATTCTTCTCCCGCAATTTCTTCAATCGAATCAAAAAACGTCTTCATTGCAGATGATATCCAGAAAAGCACTGCATCATCCTCTTCGAATAAAAAGCGCCCTTTATCCAATTCCCATGAGAACTGGAGGCCGGCCACGTTAATGGATGGATTATTCTCCATTAGAGTACACCTCATCTCTGAAATTCTTTGTCTGTTTCTATTGTACTATTCATCGGCTCTTTTTTACACATCTCGAGACCTGAAGCAGTTTTACCTCTCCCATTTCCGGGAATATATCTGTTAATGAACTTTCTGCAGCAGATCAGCCTACAGACTTGCGCCGGCAACGATCCGGCACTTATTTCACAGAACGGGAGATGATTGCATGGCTCAAAATGAGCAGAAACAGCGGGCACTCAAAATTCTTGAGGAGAGCATGATCGGGACATTGGCGACAGTGGACAATAATAAACCGCACTCGCGCTATATGACATTTTTCCATGAAGATTTCACACTGCATACCGCTACAAGCAAAAAAACACATAAAACGGAAGAAGTAAAAGCAAATCCGAACGCTCATATCCTGATCGGCTACGAAGGGGAAGGATTCGGGGACGAGTACTTGGAGATCGAAGGGAAAATTTCCGAATCGGATGATGACAGCCTCAAGGAAAAAGTATGGAATGATAAGCTGAAGGGCTGGTTTGACGGTCCTAATGATCCGGATCTTATCATTTTGACCATCCAGCCGACTCACGTCCGTCTCATGAACACGAAAGGTGAAGAGCCGCAGACAATCGAAGTGTAGGAAAAAACGGCTCTCACCGGAGCCGTTTTTTATGTGTTTGCTTTATTGTCGACTTG
Above is a genomic segment from Planococcus lenghuensis containing:
- a CDS encoding pyridoxamine 5'-phosphate oxidase family protein, giving the protein MAQNEQKQRALKILEESMIGTLATVDNNKPHSRYMTFFHEDFTLHTATSKKTHKTEEVKANPNAHILIGYEGEGFGDEYLEIEGKISESDDDSLKEKVWNDKLKGWFDGPNDPDLIILTIQPTHVRLMNTKGEEPQTIEV
- a CDS encoding STAS domain-containing protein; protein product: MENNPSINVAGLQFSWELDKGRFLFEEDDAVLFWISSAMKTFFDSIEEIAGEESATVVLEATGFRQGLVVGEYFQQQDISLKEATNLIQNTYGSAGWGMISVEKLDVETATAEVHLKDSWEHKINVAQGKTSGGSFLPAHYAGIFTGLMEQNIWYEVVHHQIEGNEQSIVRYFPSDTTVQENIHRLIRTKEAEQIQLLEQSVDEKTKELNELIKEISSPLIPVLDGIVVVPLLGSYDETRADELITKTLSNLPKHQAENLVLDLTGLNNDFSEQTASLIDKIGSAASLIGTKTVLVGISAQMGVVISQTGIELKRFQCFQTLQHGIYYALAQRGKSII